A DNA window from Impatiens glandulifera chromosome 7, dImpGla2.1, whole genome shotgun sequence contains the following coding sequences:
- the LOC124910624 gene encoding F-box/kelch-repeat protein At1g80440-like, producing the protein MRTIIKELIPGLPNELAVECLMRIPADGFAVSSTVCKAWKAEIEKPEFRRRRKVAGLSRCLLVLVQAWVDPSLNPGSTKLWGSAPIYRLTLCDPESGGNWSDLPPLPWFPAGLPMFCQVIGVGSDLVVLGGCDPETWQVYNSVFIYNLVSGEWRCGSDMPGQQRLFFAVASDSERMIYVAGGHDEEKNALKSALAYDVANDKWEMLPDMAREREEGKGIFLRGKFQVIGGYITNKQGEFESDSESFDVATQKWDSVRKDFLESASCPSNCVVDGGDDNDMVYMCKNGEVTCLEGSSWVVRDRVPDDVARVAYVTAWQGKLFVIGSAEENGPHNAYQMDIKSLTWTKIEAPGFYKGHVQSGCCLLI; encoded by the coding sequence atgagGACAATAATCAAGGAGCTAATTCCCGGTCTACCCAATGAACTGGCCGTCGAATGCCTGATGCGAATTCCGGCCGACGGATTTGCTGTTTCTTCAACAGTTTGCAAAGCTTGGAAAGCTGAAATCGAGAAGCCGGAGTTTCGCCGGAGAAGGAAAGTTGCCGGCTTGTCACGGTGTCTTTTAGTTCTAGTGCAGGCATGGGTCGACCCAAGTTTGAATCCGGGATCCACCAAGCTATGGGGCTCGGCCCCTATTTACCGCTTAACTCTTTGTGATCCAGAATCCGGTGGTAACTGGTCGGATCTTCCTCCTTTGCCGTGGTTTCCGGCGGGTTTACCCATGTTCTGTCAGGTTATAGGTGTCGGGTCGGATCTTGTAGTACTGGGGGGATGTGATCCGGAAACATGGCAGGTTTATAATtctgtttttatatataatttggtcTCCGGCGAATGGCGGTGCGGATCCGACATGCCAGGTCAGCAGAGATTGTTCTTTGCTGTCGCGTCTGATTCGGAGCGGATGATCTACGTGGCAGGCGGACACGACGAGGAAAAGAACGCATTGAAATCTGCCCTTGCGTATGACGTGGCGAATGATAAGTGGGAAATGTTACCTGACATGGCGAGGGAGCGAGAAGAAGGTAAAGGCATATTCCTACGTGGCAAATTCCAGGTCATCGGTGGTTatataacaaacaaacaagGTGAGTTCGAGTCAGACTCGGAATCATTCGACGTGGCAACTCAGAAATGGGATTCTGTTCGTAAAGATTTCTTAGAATCTGCCAGCTGTCCTAGTAATTGCGTGGTGGACGGTGGGGATGACAATGACATGGTTTACATGTGTAAGAACGGAGAGGTGACGTGTCTAGAGGGTTCCAGCTGGGTGGTGCGTGATAGGGTGCCGGATGACGTGGCAAGGGTTGCTTATGTGACAGCGTGGCAGGGGAAGTTATTTGTGATTGGCTCGGCGGAAGAGAATGGCCCACATAATGCTTATCAAATGGATATTAAGAGTCTGACGTGGACAAAGATTGAGGCTCCTGGATTTTACAAGGGTCATGTTCAGTCTGGCTGCTGTTTGCTAATCTGA